The following DNA comes from Helicoverpa armigera isolate CAAS_96S chromosome 27, ASM3070526v1, whole genome shotgun sequence.
CCAGGTTGTGTAAGTCGAGATTTTCAGGACGAGATTTTCTGTGAGAGGTTTATGGAAAGCTGCACACAGGACCGATGGGAAATAggaatcagtaggtacttacaaagttcCGCCGGTTGCTGCAACTTGATCCACTCACACAGTACACAGATCACTTGTACACATGTTATTTATGGTTTGATGGGCGCCCAGTAACTCCCTGCAGGGGTTGTTGACTAGTTTAagaagtttattgaagtttagacatagtttttgaatttattttgcggCGCGTTATGGCGGCCGGCGTCGTGTTTTTGACACTCGCGCGAAAGTTTTTTGTATTGACGGTGGCGCCACGTCTCGCTTTTTGAGTGGCAGTTTTTGGAACTAGGAGAGGGAAATGGTAGGAACAAGGAATGCATGCAAGCTCAAACAAGAGCATAATAAAAACGATAAACGAAAGTGGCATTACCTTACCTTACCTTTAATTAGATTCTTACTATtgagtcataaataaaaaaactacagctaatttataaataaatataaataaataaaataattaataacgattaatacataatatagaatatttataatataaattaataatatataaataaacgaatataaatttaataaataataaataagtaaaatgtaaataaatctacacagaaatatcacctactcaaatatctaaatataataagattttctacattaaattcaatattatatgattaaaaagcgctcttcgtcctctcctctaaaaactaactttgctgtgcccgacagggtccataattgtttcttttaattttacccaccagcctgtacacattatggaatgcaataaagttattgagtattgagtattattTTCAGACGCTTTgccaaatgaataaaataaactattttattttggacCTAGTCAAATACCCAATTAACTCATTCACAAGTTACAATATTcgtgactttttttattttactaacgtttttaattcattatttaacaaatcgaataaaattaaattatgaattttaaaaggtGCCTTCTTCAATTTCGGATACCTACTACCAACAATAAATAAAGGGTctacaaaataaagtatttatcaCACTAATCTATCTATTTATCTAGAAAAGTATATTTCGCAGactaatctttatttatttctaatcttacctttctaaaaaaacacacacacaaacttattttaactttatttattacaaattaacatCACCACCCTTTACACACaaacttacattaaaaaataataatcacagaTTATACACAATTTTccccaaaaacatattttaagaaGATTTAGCTTTTCCGCCATTACGTATTTTCTCCTTCCCCCAGAGTAAAGAGTATAGTTTAAATTGTGCTAGATATACAGTTAGACCTAGGAAAAATACTAGGGCTTGGAATATCGGGAAGTAGATGGTCCCGTACGTGTGGTGAAAGATTGGGTACGGGAATAGTCCTCGTTCGTAGTATGTGTGAAGGATTCTgcgaaaaaagaaaatagtttttattggttCATCAACATTTGGGTTAAATGGAGATGTATTTTTGTGACAATCAGAATATTCTACAAATTAAACAGAGGACAATTCTATTGGCCTGCTATTTAtatgacagtttattttaaaggtaatCGTGAATCCAATAAAGGTTTTTAGTTTGTCTATACCGGCCAAATATGATCGTTTGAATGTGCGCATTACCATTTGCctctatgaattttaatttatgagcccaaccAAACCATCgatcgactaaaagtttgcagtaagCGTAGTGTAATTTGGTCACCGAATGGATGTGACACATATTACCTGGGATACATGAGAATAGTTTTTCAAGCTAACAAGTTAGTGCTTCAAGCAAATTTCTTGTAGaataaagaagttttatttctaTGCTCTCTAGGTAACTTATAAACAACCCAGACAGTTCTTAATAGGATGAAGTTCTATTTAGGCATAAAGGTGGACCAGTAAACccttaagaataaataaaaataaaataccaaatccTTCATACTTACACAGTATTGTACACAACGAACAAAGCTACCATTATCCCCAAGTTAAGCCGATGTGACTTAGGCGTATGTCTAGGCAAAAATGCAAATTCCCACAGCGCTGCAGGCAGGATGCAGAAATGCATCACCAAGTTAGatttgaaggaaaatatcttgtcGATAAACGCTGGGAATAAGAGTTCTCTGTCGTAAATAAATATCGGCCAGAATATTGTGAATATTACCTGGAATAGAAAGAAAATTGTGAAGTTatatcaccatcatcatcatcatctcagccataggacgtccactgcagaacataggcctcccccttagatctccacagatacctgttggcgACCTTTAttaggtcgtctgtccaccttgttggtggacgtcctacgctgcgcttgctggTCCCTGGTCTCCACTCCAGAGCACTTATAAGGAGttatatgttttacaaataataaatactttgactctGGTTTTCAAGCAAATGGTTTAActatcctgcgcctgatctctcttaTCGGGCCGAAGTCGCTTTGTGGGTCTTAGAAACTTACACAAAGCAACCCGGCACCTGGAAgttagtgattgatacacccttgcatcggagagcacgttaatgtcggttctgcgcctgatctctctccggttgtgtcggattgccgtcccatcgggctatgagagtgaaggaatagagagtgcacctgtgtctgcacaaatgcttgtgcactataatatgtcctgcgcagctggctgatcgccttacatgagaacagccgccgtggccgataatcggctaagaGGACATAGTCATATCTATGTCTATAATTTTATGGTCTAGAATCGGTCGGTTTTAATAGTCTTACATTATGTATCTGGGATAAGCAAAACATCTACACCgattaagataaaattataagtACTAACGTAGCTAAAAATCAGAAACTAGTATTATTACGTAGGTCCTTATATAATGGTTAATATATCTAgatataagtatttaaatatgtgtaggtatatatgttGAAGCAGGTACAGACTACGAGGTCGTAAGAACTGCTTTTTtcccacattttatttataagctagACAATGTGACATTAGTTAgcaaaaaaatgtaaattatttataatttgcgTTTAGGTAATAAAGTCAGTAAGTTAGTAATTTAACTTATATTCTTAGATATTTACTTAAGTAGGCACTAGTTGTTGGGGCATTTtcgcgcactcggataaaatatagcctttttcGGTAAACTAACTTATTAACGTTGAAAGCCTTatggtttgatttgaaaaatcaaaccATAAGGCTTTCAACCAAAAAAATCAAACCATTAGGTCAAAAAGCAAAACGGTTTTGGAATAAAATGatctaattattaaattaatacaataaaaagaaaacattgttttgttaCTTGTTAGTACcgtaaaggctctgaaactccagaagcgatttgaaaaattatttcacttttagaaACCTACCCTATTCCCGAGCAACAAAtatgctacattttatccaggtacgggcagGAATTCGGTACGCGAATGAAACCGACGGATAGCTAGttatacatagataaaataacattaaaaatatatagttttctTACCGCAGCAACAGTAAATATGACAGAAGAGAAGTAAGTTTGTCTGAATCTTCTTATACTCTTTGGTATGAGATTGTCTCTGCCAGTCACCGTCAGCAGATCACAGGTGAACGCCAGGGCGAAATATGACATTTGGAATGcctggaaaaaatataaaaaaatctgttaatgaatgttaatgaattttttatccgacttcaaaaaaggaggttctcagttttaCCTGTATGCATTTATGAAGGTATAAGTTACAAGGTctgaaagtcgtggtggcctagttgGTAAAGAAACAACCTCTCAAgcatgagggcgtgggttcgattccaggtcaggccagtaccaatgcaacttttctaagtttgtatgtactttctaagtatatcttggacactaatgactgtCTTTTGGAGGGCATgtgaaactgtag
Coding sequences within:
- the LOC110373776 gene encoding androgen-dependent TFPI-regulating protein, yielding MSSSIYYRLAGQGVTLGLHGANSVVMLLSMQNEEIMKDPDVKRMTSMQSRYLTVWNIAFQMSYFALAFTCDLLTVTGRDNLIPKSIRRFRQTYFSSVIFTVAAVIFTIFWPIFIYDRELLFPAFIDKIFSFKSNLVMHFCILPAALWEFAFLPRHTPKSHRLNLGIMVALFVVYNTVILHTYYERGLFPYPIFHHTYGTIYFPIFQALVFFLGLTVYLAQFKLYSLLWGKEKIRNGGKAKSS